From the genome of Deltaproteobacteria bacterium, one region includes:
- a CDS encoding HEAT repeat domain-containing protein: MSLKALFSKDGRKERALQKASAKAANKKIKPDDRGPALHTLLEDGSDEAIAALFKRFTFIYDANMVSDEEEKNLVYQGLVDLGERVLPHLRQHLTDSPTLSWGLRMLGDVCDHETSWSVLEEVLASYEPGYVRDPSKKQQLIGYLGDFKDVRAAERLVPFLEDHDETVRYLTVEGLFNQRQELAREALLKAFCNADEESLRIKNRIAEGFAETGWAVTGFRGTVEGLLGSDYLVDGKGKIKLKKARTQP, from the coding sequence GTGAGCCTCAAGGCACTCTTCAGCAAGGACGGCCGCAAAGAGCGCGCGCTGCAAAAGGCGAGCGCCAAGGCCGCCAACAAGAAGATCAAACCGGACGATCGCGGTCCGGCGCTGCACACCCTGCTGGAGGACGGAAGCGACGAGGCGATCGCGGCGCTGTTCAAGCGCTTCACCTTCATCTACGACGCCAACATGGTCTCGGACGAAGAGGAGAAGAACCTGGTCTACCAGGGGCTCGTGGATCTCGGCGAGCGGGTGCTCCCGCACCTCCGCCAGCACCTGACGGACTCCCCGACGCTCTCGTGGGGGCTGCGCATGCTGGGCGACGTCTGCGACCACGAGACCAGCTGGTCCGTGCTCGAGGAGGTGCTCGCGAGCTACGAGCCCGGCTACGTGCGCGACCCGTCGAAGAAGCAGCAGCTCATCGGCTACCTCGGGGACTTCAAGGACGTGCGGGCGGCCGAGCGGCTCGTCCCCTTCCTCGAGGACCACGACGAGACAGTGCGCTACCTGACCGTCGAGGGTCTCTTCAACCAGCGGCAGGAGCTCGCCCGCGAGGCGCTGCTCAAGGCCTTCTGCAACGCCGACGAGGAGAGCCTGCGCATCAAGAATCGGATCGCGGAGGGCTTCGCCGAAACCGGGTGGGCCGTCACCGGCTTCCGCGGCACCGTCGAGGGACTGCTCGGCAGCGATTACCTCGTGGACGGCAAGGGCAAGATCAAGCTCAAGAAGGCGCGGACCCA